The following is a genomic window from uncultured Draconibacterium sp..
TTGGCCCCAGAAAAGCATGATAGAACAAACCTCCTGCAAACCGTCCCTCATACTTACTCCCATCTAATAATTTCTCAATATGATAGGTATGTGTGCCTTTAATTTTGACTATAGAATCGTTGCCTATATGGAACTTCGATTTAAAGGTAGAGTCGGCTGGAGAAACAATAATATCATCACTGAACATTCCTGCAACAGGACGCAGGCCCGGATTCATTTCGCGGGCAAAAAACTGGTTAAACGTAAGCCATCCGCCTGGGGCATTAGGCTTATCCTTAGAGTCTTTATTTCGAGGAGTATAGGCTTGGGGCGGAATCAGATACTGAAACATCTTGAAGCTCGGATCATCGATGAACGATCGCAGGGTTTCTTCTGAAATTGATTCAGGAGTATTCAGGAAGTATCCCCAATCGTTGGCAAAATGCACCATCCAGTCGGTAAAATCGTTACCGGTACCTTTACGCATCGTATCCGGCATATCTTGCAACTCGCGGCCAGTTGGTTGATCGAGCAGCCAATAGAACTTTACCAATTGAAAAAAGACTTCGTTGTTAAACACCTCAGCCGGATGTCCTTTTTTATGGTTTCCTTTGTTGTATTCCTGTGGTGCCCAGTTGACCAACCATTTCAGATAATCATAATATTCATTGAGCGTTCTTGCCGGATGTTCACAATAGCGATTGTACTCTTCTCCTTTGAGATTTCGTAGTGCATTTTCGTTGGCATCAGAAAGCGACTTTTCCAATAGATCTTTCCACTTCTCGTCTTCATGTTTTCGGAGGATTTCTTTCAGATAATCAACAATTTCTTCTGGAGTGTGACAGTTCTCCAGTTTGTGATGATGATGTTTTTGATTCATTTTTTAAGGTTTTTATTGATTCAAATAGTTTATAGATTATAGAGATTTTTCATAAAAGCCTGTGCGAACAGACTTATCGGGCAGAGTTCTTTTGTTATGTGAAGTACATAAGTTGTAACAAAAAATATTTTACGTAGATTTATGTACAAATCAATAGCTATCCAGAGTTGAAACAAAAGCCCTGTTTGGGATATTATTTTGGTCTCGTGGATATTTTTTGATCACGGTAGTTTTAGAAAAGACCAAATGAGGCGGTATGCGAAATATCAAGAGGGTGAAATGCAAAAGGGAAAAGCGTTAATATTTTCACTCTTTTAGAGGATTTTGTATTTGGAACCGTCTTTAACGGCGGTAATTCGCTCAGTATCATTCACTCGAAATCTCTTTTCCCAGGTATTCGGCAGTAGTGTAAATGGCATTGATAAAGATGTTTTTGTTGTTGCCGATCACAAACTCGCTTAATCCCACGTGCGAGGTGTTATTGGCATTCCAATCGTAGGTATACCCCAATTGCGACCAGGGATACTTGTCGTATAATTCGCATGGATAATAACGGCTAATCCGGTTGGCATTTATCCATTCAATGTGAGATGAATCGGTATCTGCAGGAAAGCATAGTTCACAACGGCTATCGTCAACCTCCGGGTCGGGGCACGGTCGGAATAAGTCGCTGGGTCTCACCCACATTTCAACAAAGTAACTATAGACCGAATTGGGAGGCAGGCCAAGCAATTGTTTTAACCGTAGATCGACATCTTCGACCTTTTCGCTTTTCATGCGCCGTAGCAATTCCGGTGCCGTGGTTACCCATATCGGGTAATCGCCTGTGTTGTAACTAGACGAATCGAGATAGGGCTCGTAATAAGAGACATTCTGTTTCCATGTAACTACCAATAAATAAGCTTCATCCTGTATGTTTTTCCAGACAAGGTTGTTGTTGTCTGACGTAACTATCACCAGATCGGAACAAACTTTATTGGGAGTCGGCGCCATGGCATTCTCAATAGCCAGCTGGTACAATCCCTGCTGATCGGAGGTTTGCCAACGATCCGTTTTAACCGACCAACAAGCTGCCAGATTCAGCAGCAGAAGGAGAAAAACAATAAGTTTACGATTTTTCATTTTTGATAGGATTAGTTTTCAAAAAGAACTTAACTCTGCAATAAGGTATCTCTAAGTAGATTGTCCTACGCAAGAAAAAACAAGAATATAATAGCCAATAAGCATGCATGCAATGGCAATGATTTCTATAGCCCATGTAATATA
Proteins encoded in this region:
- a CDS encoding phosphatidylserine decarboxylase; amino-acid sequence: MNQKHHHHKLENCHTPEEIVDYLKEILRKHEDEKWKDLLEKSLSDANENALRNLKGEEYNRYCEHPARTLNEYYDYLKWLVNWAPQEYNKGNHKKGHPAEVFNNEVFFQLVKFYWLLDQPTGRELQDMPDTMRKGTGNDFTDWMVHFANDWGYFLNTPESISEETLRSFIDDPSFKMFQYLIPPQAYTPRNKDSKDKPNAPGGWLTFNQFFAREMNPGLRPVAGMFSDDIIVSPADSTFKSKFHIGNDSIVKIKGTHTYHIEKLLDGSKYEGRFAGGLFYHAFLGPNDYHRFHSPVRGTVLESRAVQEKVYLNVVINEDRTFDAPDGAGDGYEFSQTRGILIIDSPIGLVAVIPIGMAQVSSVNMTAVEGAYLNKGDEFGYFLFGGSDIILLFEAQSYVTINTAPGIHYNCGMCIGEVTGW